The Candidatus Goldiibacteriota bacterium HGW-Goldbacteria-1 sequence CTTGCCGCGGAAGACGGCCAGCAGCTGGAACTTTTTGAACTTGAAGAGAAATTAGGCCAGCAGAAGATTGAAGATGTTAAAAAAGGACTTATGGAGTGCCTGGAAATATTAAGGAGTTAGGAAAAACCTTTTAAACAAGGGCAAAAATATCCTTGAAACAAATAGTTCACAATGGTATATTATAAAATCTTAGTTGTGCAATAACTTATTCGTATAGTCGGGGCGTAGCACCTGACGATAGATGAGGAAAAGATTTATGATAGTCGTCAGGTACACTTCCGCCTGACATGATAGATTTTATGTTTGAAAAGTCGGGGCGTAGCACCTGACGATTGATGAGGAAAACGCTTCATGATAATCGTCAGGTACACTATCCTCTCGATAGAATAGGAAATTAAGGTAAGGTCGGGGCGTAGCACCTGACGATTGATGAGGAATAGCTCTTCATGATAATCGTCTGGTACACTACCTCCCAGTAATGATAGTTTTTATGTTTGAATAGTCGGGGCGTAGCGCAGTGGTAGCGCGCTTGGTTCGGGACCAAGAGGCCGGAGGTTCGATCCCTCTCGCCCCGACCATGAGATATAGTATTAAGAAGTATATATAACAAATAAGATTCCGGGCATACTCCACCCGGTAATCGTTGCAGGAGATTGCCTGACAGCAAGTGTCAGGGAAATTTACTCCTGAAATGACAGTTTTTATGTCCGTAAAGGTCGGGGCGTAGCGCAGTTGGCTAGCGCGTTCGCTTGGGGTGCGAGAGGTCGCTGGTTCAAATCCAGTCGCCCCGACCAGTAATTTTAATAAAAAAAACCAACTAAATAACCGGTGAAAATGTGAAGAAAAGCCTGGCAGTTTTGGCAGTCCTTTTGTGGGCAGCGTGCATACATGCTGAAAGCGTTGATGTAAACCATTTTCTTGAATGCCCGTCAGTTTCCGGTGAAAGCGGCTTTATTTATAACCCTTCGGCTTATTCCCTTGGATACGGCAATTTAAGCGCCGGCATTCACCAATTTATGTTCAAACTTAATTATGGCTTTATAGATATCTTGGAAGCCGGATTTACCTTTGATTACGGAGAGACCAGCGATTTTGTGCAGGCGCTTAAAAATATAGACTTGAACCTTAAAGTAAGGCCTTTTAATGAAGAAGAGCATTACGTAACGGCCGCTTTTGGAATTGAAAACATGCCCGTGAATCTGCTTGAAGGTTTTGGCGACAGGATGAGTATTTACGCGGTTGCTTCAAGAAAACTTTTTGACTGGGGTTTTAACCTTTCTGTGGGTTTTAAGAACAACATCCGGGGCAATGAATTAAAACCGCTTGAATGGAACTTTTTTGCCGACGCGGCAAAGGTAATAAACGATACAGTAATGGTAATTGCGGAGTATGAAGACGGCAATCTTAATGCCGGCGTAAAGATAAGTATCAGTTATAACCTGAATGTGGAAGCGTATGTAGAAAGGTTAAACCGCACCGGGGATTTAAAAAGTTTTGGAGAATTTCTGCAGGAACACTTCATATTCGGGATTACTTTCATTCAAAAGGCGTATTAATGTCGGAAATGGCCGGCGTGTTAATAACGGTAAGCGGAATGGTGCAGGGTGTGGGCTATCGCTGGCACTGCAGGCAGCAGGCAGCCGCGCTGGGGCTTAAAGGGTACGTGAAAAATCTGGAAAACGGCGATGTGGAACTTAAAGTATTTGGGGAGCGCGGGGATATAAACGGGCTGATATCTGAAATCACAGGGCGTGATAAGCCTTTTGCCGTGACAGGCATAAAAATTGATGACATATCTTTTGATAAAAGTTATAATGATTTTGTAATATTGTAATACGCTTTTTAAAAAAGCCGGGGGGGCTATGAAGAAAAAAAAGAAAGCGGCAGTGGGAAAAAAGAAGATAATTAAAAAGGTTAAAAGCAAAAAGATAAAGAAAACTGTTGTATCAGTAATTGCAAAAAAGCCGGGGAAGAAAGCTGCAAAAAAAGAGGAACCATCCGAACTTGCCGAAGATTTTGCCGCCGATACGGAATCTGAACAGGATACCGAGGATGTTTCAGGGGACAAAATAAACATAAAGCGGGACCTTATTTTAAAAGGGATTGAAGATGAAGAGGAAGATGAAAAATCCATATTAAAAGCGGTAAACGGCAAGGACGCCCTTGCCCTGTACTTTGACGAAATAAGGGCGGAAAAGGTATTAAGCGCGGAAGAAGAACGCGACCTTATTATTAAAACGCAGCACGGCGATGACATTGCCAAGGCAAAGCTGACCAAGGCAAATCTGAAACTTGTGGTGAAAATAGCAAAAAAATATGAATACTTTGGCGTGCCTTTAATTGATCTTATTGAAGAGGGCAATATAGGCCTTTTAAAAGCGGTTGATAAGTTTGAAGTGGAGCGGGGGTTTCGGTTCAGCACATACGCCACCTGGTGGATAAAGCAGTCCATAAACAGGGCTATTGCCAACCAGAAAAACACAATAAGAATACCGGTGCATATACTGGATGTATATCATAAGTATTTAAAGCTTCTGGAAAAAGAAGTAAAAGATAAAGGTAAAATTCCGGAAAATTACGATATGGCAAGGAAATTAAGAATAGACCCTATTAAATTAAATGAGATACTTAACATTATTAAGTCGCCAAAGTCCCTTGACCTTGAATATGAAAGCGAAGACGGCGAAGGCGGCAGGTCTTTAAAAGACACCGTTGAAGATATGGTACAGGCAAAACCGGACCAGGAACTGTTTGACATTGAAAAAAAAGAAACTATGATGGAACTTATCCGTATGTTAAAACCAAACGAACAGCAGGTAATAATCTGCAGGTTTGGCCTGGAGAATAAACAGATACTGACACTGGAAGACATAGGCAAAAAACTTAAACTTACGCGCGAGCGTATCAGGCAGATAGAGGCAATTGCAATAAAAAAACTTAAGTATTTTATGAAGACCGCCGACAAAAAATAACATATCCGGCACATTTACAAAATAGAAAAGGGGTAATTTTGATGGAAAAGCAGATTAAAAAAGTCATTAAAGATGTTGTGGATTTTCCAAAGAAAGGGATAATTTTTAAGGATGTAACGCCGGTGTTTGCTGATGCGGCGGTTTTCAAGAAGCTTATTAACGCTCTGGCTAAAAGGTATTCAGGCAAAAAAATAGATGCCATAGTGGGCGTTGAATCCAGGGGATTTATTATAGGCGCGCCGCTTGCCTATAAGCTTGGGCTTCCGTTTGTGCCTGTAAGAAAACCCGGAAAACTTCCGCGCGAAACATATAAAGAAGAATACGCCCTTGAATACGGCACCAACACACTGGAAATTCATAAGGATGCCATTAAAAAAGGCGGTAAAGTAATAATTGTGGATGACCTGCTGGCCACAGGCGGAACTATGGAAGCGTCCGCCAAGCTGGCAGAACGCTGCGGCGCCAAAGTTGCGGAAATGGTATTTGTGGTGGAACTTGATTTTCTTAAAGGCAGGGAAAAGTTAAATAATTATAAAGTCTATTCAATAGTACATTATTGATAATGCCCATACTTCAAAATACCGCCGTTGTTATGCTGACGGCGGTTCTCTTTTTAATCATAACAGGCGCCGGCGCCCTATTTTTAAGGGCAATTAAATCAGAACCTGAAAAAGGGGCGGATTTTATAATATTTTCTTTTGCGTCCGGCGCGGTTTTATTCTCTCTTGTAATTCTTACTGTGGGCAGGGCGGGGTTTTATACACTGCCGGCAATGCTTGTTATAGGCGCTGTATTTGCCGTGTGCGCGGGATTTTCCGCGGGGCGGTTTTTTGAATCAATAAAAGAGACAGTAAAGTCTTTTTCCGGTGTTAAAGGATTTATTGCCATAGGCGTGTTATTGCTTGCGCTGCCAAGGTTTATATCGGTCTTTTTTAATATTTTTGTCCCAAATACTTCATGGGACACAATGGCGTACCACTACGCCATACCTTCAATTTATCAGCAGGCAGGGCAGATAACCTACATTCCATATATGTTTCATTCCAACTGGCCGCAGAATCTTGAACTTATTTTTGGCTGGTCAATGACAGTTTTCAATGACACGCTGGCGGGCGGCGCGGCTTTTATTTTTGCGGCAATGCTTTTATTAACCGTATTTCGGTTTGGACAGAAAGTTTCATCCGCGCGCGCGGGAATAATTGCGGCATCTATTGTCTGTGCTTTTGCTGTTTTTAAAAGGGAAGCGGTAAACGGGTATGTGGATACAGGGCTTGCTTTTTATGAAACTGCCGCCGCATACGGCGTGTTTTTATATATGCATTCAAAGAACCGCGCCCATTTAGGCGCTGCCGCTTTTGCGGCTGCCGGCGCGGCGTCGGTTAAAATACTTGGGCTTTTTTCGGCTGCATTTCTGCCGTTTTTTATACTGCTGGCGGATTATATTTATAATGGTAAAGAAAAAAAACTGCGTATTATGGATGCCGTATTCTTTGGTATAATTGCCTGCCTTGCCGCGGCGCCGTGGTACATTAAAAGTTTTGTGGATACGGGAAATCCCGTATGGCCTTTTGCGTACGGCATTTTTGGCGGTAATAACTGGACTAAAGAGTTGTCCGATTTCCGCAGCGCCTATTACGGCGAACACGGAAGCGGAAGGGGCATTTTAAACCTGCTGTCGCTGCCGCTGTCTGTGATTACATCCAAAAACATGGATGGGTACGCGGGAAATAATTTTATATTCCTGTATCTAATGCTTCCGTTCTCGCTGTATATGGCTTTTGTTAAAAAACATAAAGACACATTATTATTGCTGCTGTTAACCGCGTGTTTTTTGGTTTTCTGGGTGGCATCCAGCCAGTT is a genomic window containing:
- a CDS encoding acylphosphatase; the protein is MAGVLITVSGMVQGVGYRWHCRQQAAALGLKGYVKNLENGDVELKVFGERGDINGLISEITGRDKPFAVTGIKIDDISFDKSYNDFVIL
- a CDS encoding RNA polymerase sigma factor RpoD (sigma factors are initiation factors that promote the attachment of RNA polymerase to specific initiation sites and are then released; primary sigma factor of bacterium), which gives rise to MKKKKKAAVGKKKIIKKVKSKKIKKTVVSVIAKKPGKKAAKKEEPSELAEDFAADTESEQDTEDVSGDKINIKRDLILKGIEDEEEDEKSILKAVNGKDALALYFDEIRAEKVLSAEEERDLIIKTQHGDDIAKAKLTKANLKLVVKIAKKYEYFGVPLIDLIEEGNIGLLKAVDKFEVERGFRFSTYATWWIKQSINRAIANQKNTIRIPVHILDVYHKYLKLLEKEVKDKGKIPENYDMARKLRIDPIKLNEILNIIKSPKSLDLEYESEDGEGGRSLKDTVEDMVQAKPDQELFDIEKKETMMELIRMLKPNEQQVIICRFGLENKQILTLEDIGKKLKLTRERIRQIEAIAIKKLKYFMKTADKK
- a CDS encoding adenine phosphoribosyltransferase translates to MMEKQIKKVIKDVVDFPKKGIIFKDVTPVFADAAVFKKLINALAKRYSGKKIDAIVGVESRGFIIGAPLAYKLGLPFVPVRKPGKLPRETYKEEYALEYGTNTLEIHKDAIKKGGKVIIVDDLLATGGTMEASAKLAERCGAKVAEMVFVVELDFLKGREKLNNYKVYSIVHY